A segment of the Streptomyces sp. Tu 2975 genome:
CCGCGCAGCCTCAGATGGGCGGGCTGGCGCTCGCGGCCGGTTCGGGAGCCGAGGAAGGCGATACGGCGGTGGCCGAGGTCGATGAGATGCCGGACGGCGTCCCGGGCAGCGGCGACGTTGTCGATGGCGATGTGGTCGTACGGCGCCTCGTACTCCCGCTCCCCCAGCAGCACCAGCGGGGCGCTGTCCGTACGTGCGGTGAGGTCCTCCGTCTCGAGGTGGATGGGGCTGAGGATGAGCCCGTCGATGACGTGGGCGCGGAAGCCCTGGCTGACGAGGAGTTCCTTCTCCCGCAGCCCCGCCGTGTGGTCCACCAGGACGGTGTAGTCGTGCCGGGCGGCGGCGTCGACGACCGCACCGGCCAACTCGGCGAAGTACGGGTTGCCGAACTCCGGCACGGCGAGGGCGATGATGCCCGTCCGCCCCTTGCGCAGGTGGCGGGCTGTGAGGTTCGGCCGGTAGCCGAGCTCGTCGATGGCCTGCTGCACCTTGGCCCGCATCCGGGGCGTGACGTGCGGGTAGTTGTTGACCACGTTCGAGACGGTCTTGATGGACACGCCCGCCCGACTGGCAACGTCCTTGAGGCTGACGCCCACGGCACTCCTCGGCTCTCGGTGCGGCAGTACCGCTGTGTGACGGTGTGTGGCTGGTCCTCCCGCGGCTCCACGCCGTACCGCGCCGCGCCACGACGACCACGATAAGGATGCGATGCCCCGGTCACGGAGCGGTAGGACGAATTGAGCGGGCGGATCCGCCCGGCCTCGGAGGACGTCCGGCAGGTGGGAGCGACGGGAGGACCCGGGACCGTCCGGACGCTCAGCGATCGACCACCCGTCGCGCGTCGGGGGCAAAGAGCCGTGCCTGACGATGTGCTCGACGATCGTCAGGTCGTTTCGAGCGGCACGGTGTCCTCGTCCGGACAGTCGTCGCCGCCCGTTCGGAAGTACGGGCCCTCGCACACACCGCCGGATGCGGGAGCGATGAGTTCGGGCGGCGGATCGGGTCTGCCCTGGTATGACTCGAATCATCGCTGACATCTCGGTCTCCCTCGACGGATTCGTCACCGGGCCCGACCCCGGCCCGGACACCGGTCTGGGCGCCGGCGGGGAGGCCCTGCACACCTGGGCGTTCTCCGACGACCCCGACGACCGCCGGGTACTCCGGGAGGCGACCGCCCGCTCGGGCGCCGTCGTCCTCGGCCGCCGCCTCTTCGACGTGGTCGACGGGCCGAACGGCTGGGACGACGAGACCGGCTACGGCGCGCGCGAGGTCGGCAGACCCCCGTTCGTCGTCGTGACGAGCTCGCCGCCGGGGTCGGTGCGGCTCACCGGCCTCGACTGGACGTTCGTCACCACCGGTCTGGCCGACGCCGTCACCGTCGCGCGCGAGCGCGCCGAGGCGGCGTCGTCGGACAGTGGCAAGGACCTCGACGTCGTCCTCATGGGCGGCGGCGCCACGGTCGGCTCGGCGCTCCGAGCCGGGCTGGTCGACGTGCTGACGCTGCACCTGGCGCCCGTCGTACTGGGCGCCGGGACGTCCCTGTTCACCGGCGGAGCGCCGCACACGCTGGTGCAGCGGAGCGTGACCCCGACATCGACGGCGACGCACCTGACGTACGACGTCCTGTGACCACGTCGTGGCGGAACCCCGGATCGAGCAGTCCGAGTCTGCGGCGAGCGCCTGGGGCGCTCTGCGGGCGGGGCGGGAGACATCCTTGGCGGATCGGCCCTGCCCGTCGCACCCGCGCCCCCGGGCGTGACGCGATCGAAATCTCCGGCCCGTAGGGCCCGGGACGACATAGGTTCACGGCATGGTGCATGTACTCGGCAGCAGGGTCCTGCTGCGCCCGACGGATCCGGACCGCACCCGCGCCTTCTACGGCGGAGCGCTGGGACTCGCCATCAGTCGCGAGTTCGGGACCGGGCCGGAACGCGGCACGGTCTATTTCCTGGGCGGCGGATTCCTCGAGGTCTCGGGGCGCTCCGAGAGCCCACCAGCGCCAGGCCTCCAGCTGTGGCTCCAAGTCGTAGATGTGCAGGCGGCGTTCGAGGAGTTGCAAGCAGCCGGGGTACAGGTGCTGCGCGCTCCGGTGAAGGAGCCCTGGGGGCTGATCGAGATGTGGATCGCGGACCCGGACGGGGTGCGCATCGCTGTCGTAGAGGTACCCGAGGACCATCCATTGCGCTACCGCCCCTGAAAGCCCCGTGGCCTCGGACCACGCCCGGGGCGCGATCCGCGGCCATGCACCGAGTTTCCGCCTCGGCCTGACGGGTCAGGTGGTCGTCTTCGTTCCTGTGGCGCGGCCGTTCTCGTCCCAGGTGATTTCCAGGATCCGCTCGACGGCGTCGCGCTCGACGTGACCGAACACGTGCGGGAACAGGGTGCCGTCGGGGACTCCGGGCGGCGGGGACGGAACGGCTGCCTCCCATTCCGTCCTGGCGGTGAGACGGCTCTCGTCCACAACGAGCACCAGGAGTGGTTTCGGCGCGGTGCGGTAGAAGGCGTTGACGACGGCGAGGGTGGTCGGCTCGTCAGGGGCGCAATGGACGAAGCCGTCTTCGGTGAGGGATGCGGGAGCGTAGGGCCGGTCCGGGTCGGCCGTCCAGTCGCTGTGGGGGACAACGTGGTAGATCATCTTCGGGTTGTACACCAGTAGGCGTGGAGACGTTGTCGCCCCCCCGTCGTCGGGTGATCGCCTTGCGGTACGGGGTGCGCGGTGTGCGATGGCCGGTGCGGTGGGGGCGCGTTCCACGCTACCGGGACCGGCACTTACGCCAGGGCGATGAACCGGCCCGAAGTGCCGAGGGTTATCGTCAGGGCCGTCGGACGAATGTCGTGCACTGCCGATCGAACGGAATGACGGAGCGCCGGATGACCAACGTCGCCAGTCTTCTCCTCGCCGCCGCGCTCTTCACGGTCGGCGTGCTCCACTTCCTCTGGACCGTCGGCGTCCACTGGCCGGCCACGTCCGAGAAGGACCTGGCCCGGAAGGCCATACCCGACGCGGAAGAGAT
Coding sequences within it:
- a CDS encoding LacI family DNA-binding transcriptional regulator; amino-acid sequence: MGVSLKDVASRAGVSIKTVSNVVNNYPHVTPRMRAKVQQAIDELGYRPNLTARHLRKGRTGIIALAVPEFGNPYFAELAGAVVDAAARHDYTVLVDHTAGLREKELLVSQGFRAHVIDGLILSPIHLETEDLTARTDSAPLVLLGEREYEAPYDHIAIDNVAAARDAVRHLIDLGHRRIAFLGSRTGRERQPAHLRLRGWREEHAAAGLVADDALVVVTDGYGREDGASAMAALLDRGERPDAVFAYNDLIAVGAMRTLTERGLSVPRDVAVVGFDDIEEGRYGATTLTTISPDKEAIARLAVDSLVERLAGGTAPEPRRQRPGYRLVIRESTTRPPRSR
- a CDS encoding VOC family protein gives rise to the protein MVHVLGSRVLLRPTDPDRTRAFYGGALGLAISREFGTGPERGTVYFLGGGFLEVSGRSESPPAPGLQLWLQVVDVQAAFEELQAAGVQVLRAPVKEPWGLIEMWIADPDGVRIAVVEVPEDHPLRYRP
- a CDS encoding DUF952 domain-containing protein, encoding MIYHVVPHSDWTADPDRPYAPASLTEDGFVHCAPDEPTTLAVVNAFYRTAPKPLLVLVVDESRLTARTEWEAAVPSPPPGVPDGTLFPHVFGHVERDAVERILEITWDENGRATGTKTTT
- a CDS encoding dihydrofolate reductase family protein: MTRIIADISVSLDGFVTGPDPGPDTGLGAGGEALHTWAFSDDPDDRRVLREATARSGAVVLGRRLFDVVDGPNGWDDETGYGAREVGRPPFVVVTSSPPGSVRLTGLDWTFVTTGLADAVTVARERAEAASSDSGKDLDVVLMGGGATVGSALRAGLVDVLTLHLAPVVLGAGTSLFTGGAPHTLVQRSVTPTSTATHLTYDVL